AAAATGTTGCCGTAATATCAAAGTGATATCATCATGATATCGGGATCGCATATGAAAGAGAAACCAATCCGCCCGGTTCCGGGCATGCCGATGCTCCTGCTCGCAATCTTGTTCATCGTCGGAGTGGTCGCCACATTCATCCGCAGTGTTTCCACGGACAACGCCCTGATGGCAGTTGGCGGGGTTGTGGGGATCCTTGTTTGGACCCTCATGATCAGCGGCTTCTTTGTTGTCGAGCCCAACGGTAGCAAAGTCATGCTCCTGTTCGGGAAATACGTGGGGACGGTCAAAGACGACGGATTCCATTGGGCCAACCCGTTCTTCTCCAAACGCAACTTGAGCCTTAGGGTCCGGACGCTGAACGGCGAAAAGCTCAAAGTTAACGACGCGAGCGGCAACCCGATCGAAATCGCAATCGTGCTTGTCTGGAAGGTCGTGGACACCTTTGCCGCCAGCTTTGATGTCGACGACTACGAAAACTACGTCAACCTTCAAAGCGAAACGGCCCTCCGCCATTCGGCCGGCGCCTACCCCTACGATGGCGAAGACCACGAGGTGAGCTTGCGGCAAAACGGGGACGAAGTCAGCGAGCACATCCGACAAGAACTGCAGAGCAAACTCAAGCTGGCCGGGGTCGAAGTCTTGGAGGCCAAGATCTC
Above is a genomic segment from Armatimonadota bacterium containing:
- a CDS encoding SPFH domain-containing protein, with translation MKEKPIRPVPGMPMLLLAILFIVGVVATFIRSVSTDNALMAVGGVVGILVWTLMISGFFVVEPNGSKVMLLFGKYVGTVKDDGFHWANPFFSKRNLSLRVRTLNGEKLKVNDASGNPIEIAIVLVWKVVDTFAASFDVDDYENYVNLQSETALRHSAGAYPYDGEDHEVSLRQNGDEVSEHIRQELQSKLKLAGVEVLEAKISHLAYAQEIAGAMLRRQQAHAVISARQKIVDGAVGMVEMALERMDREKMISLDEERKAQMVSNLMVVLCSEHPANPVVNAGSIY